A genomic stretch from Thermomonospora umbrina includes:
- a CDS encoding serine/threonine-protein kinase, which translates to MTEDVPGYRVLEKVGEGGFSVVYRAYQERLDRQVALKVLSVSAVDDAAMKRFQRECRITGRLSGHPNVVTVLDTGSTRSGRPYIAMEYFERGALTDRLRREGPLPVPEVLRIGVKTAGALAATHETDVLHRDVKPQNILVSRYGEPALADFGIARLVDSFDATHTQAFTPHHAAPEVLEGRPPGVPSDIYSLGSTLYQLLAGQPAFKGPGGEGIAQLMLRILNDPPPPPPRDDVPAQLFDVIRTAMAKAPEQRFPSAVAFAQRLQRLQAELGLPVTDLAYTSAEVAEIGQPDDTGPPSSAPSPWAPNGAASWQGGGSLEAPPPPFWTAADALPAPPAPPAAVADPGPAGFVGPVGFVGPPDPAPPGPVQPPSPMAPPMAVPGPPAVLDGATRAQPGQGRGGPPRGLLIAGTVALVGGLTLGIAALGAFGGDDDTPGTKGSASPAAQGTGSPDPAPDDAAPAIPKEQVWAATPRRVRSIADRGTSVNLRWQLPAVSRRLPILVRHAPATRRPVISAGPGATNTAVDGLRRGLGYCFQVGAMLRAATAEDPRPVIAWSKPVCIRGARPAA; encoded by the coding sequence ATGACCGAGGACGTACCCGGCTACCGCGTCCTGGAGAAGGTGGGCGAGGGCGGGTTCAGCGTCGTCTACCGGGCCTACCAGGAACGACTGGACCGGCAGGTCGCGCTGAAGGTGCTGTCGGTCAGCGCGGTCGACGACGCGGCCATGAAGCGCTTCCAGCGCGAGTGCCGGATCACGGGCCGGCTCAGCGGCCACCCCAACGTGGTGACGGTGCTCGACACCGGGAGCACCCGATCGGGCCGCCCGTACATCGCGATGGAGTACTTCGAGCGCGGCGCCCTGACCGACCGGCTCCGCCGGGAGGGCCCGCTGCCGGTGCCGGAGGTCCTGCGGATCGGGGTGAAGACGGCCGGCGCGCTGGCCGCCACCCATGAGACCGACGTGCTGCACCGCGACGTCAAGCCGCAGAACATCCTGGTGTCCCGCTACGGGGAGCCCGCGCTGGCCGACTTCGGCATCGCCCGGCTGGTGGACTCCTTCGACGCCACCCACACCCAGGCGTTCACCCCGCACCATGCGGCGCCCGAGGTCCTGGAGGGCCGCCCGCCGGGCGTCCCCTCCGACATCTACTCGCTGGGCTCCACGCTCTACCAGTTGCTGGCCGGGCAGCCGGCGTTCAAGGGGCCGGGCGGCGAGGGCATCGCCCAGCTCATGCTCCGCATCCTCAACGACCCGCCCCCGCCGCCTCCCCGCGACGACGTCCCCGCCCAGCTCTTCGACGTGATCCGTACGGCGATGGCCAAGGCCCCCGAGCAGCGGTTCCCCTCGGCGGTGGCGTTCGCCCAGCGCCTCCAGCGGCTGCAGGCGGAGCTGGGCCTCCCGGTCACCGACCTCGCCTACACCTCAGCCGAGGTCGCCGAGATCGGTCAGCCCGACGACACCGGCCCGCCCTCCTCGGCGCCCTCGCCGTGGGCCCCGAACGGCGCGGCGTCATGGCAGGGCGGCGGCTCGCTGGAGGCCCCGCCCCCGCCGTTCTGGACGGCCGCCGACGCCCTGCCCGCCCCGCCCGCCCCGCCCGCGGCCGTGGCGGACCCCGGTCCGGCCGGGTTCGTGGGGCCCGTCGGCTTCGTGGGGCCTCCCGACCCGGCACCACCCGGACCCGTCCAGCCGCCCTCGCCCATGGCCCCGCCCATGGCCGTTCCCGGGCCTCCGGCGGTGCTCGACGGGGCGACGCGGGCCCAGCCCGGGCAGGGTCGTGGCGGGCCGCCACGAGGGCTCCTCATCGCCGGCACGGTGGCGCTCGTCGGCGGGCTGACCCTCGGTATCGCGGCGCTGGGCGCCTTCGGCGGCGATGACGACACTCCGGGGACGAAGGGCTCGGCCTCCCCCGCCGCACAGGGCACCGGCTCCCCCGACCCCGCGCCCGACGACGCCGCCCCGGCGATCCCCAAGGAGCAGGTCTGGGCGGCGACCCCGCGCCGCGTCCGGTCGATCGCCGACAGGGGCACCTCGGTGAACCTGCGCTGGCAGCTTCCCGCGGTCTCGCGGCGGCTGCCGATCCTGGTACGGCACGCCCCGGCGACGCGGCGTCCGGTCATCTCGGCGGGCCCCGGCGCGACCAACACGGCCGTCGACGGGCTGCGGCGCGGGCTCGGCTACTGCTTCCAGGTGGGGGCGATGCTGCGCGCCGCGACCGCCGAGGACCCTCGCCCCGTCATCGCCTGGTCGAAGCCCGTGT